gtgacaccaccacCTGGCACACACAGTTGTGGCCAAATGCACAGCCTGAAATATCCTGTCCTGTCCATCTCTACTTGTGCACTTGGTGAATTGTGCATTGACAGTGCTGTGGAGCCACTGGCATGGACCAGCCACAGGAAACTCACCTTCCCACACTGACTCTGTCATTTACCTTCTGTTTGGCTCTATGCATGTGAGGACTCTGGGGACTTTGTCTGATTGGGTCTCACAGGAGGTATCCTTCTGTGACATCCATGCCGGTGGTGGCAGGTGCCAGATGACTTCCTGCCGAGACTGAGTGGTGTCTATCTCGTTGATGGATTCTGGCATTCACTCTTGCTGTTGTTGATACTGCTGCTGTGAATGTGGGGGTGTCTTTTCACTGCTTCCCAGGGTGCAACAGAGGTGGGTTGTTGGGCCCTTGCCCTCTACACTCCTTTTCCTGCTGGTCCTGGCTGAAGGGGAGCTGTGGGAAGAAGGGTCTCTCGCTAgatgaacctggaggcaggggtgtGAGGAAATGAGGGCATTTCAAGGGAGCAGGCTTCATATCTTCATTCAGCTTAAGCTTCTCCTCATGTTGAATCGTCTCCTTGTCCCTGATGGAGAGCCCCTGGCTGCAGACCCTGGCATGTGCCCGACATGCTGGGGTGCCAAGATGCTTCTCAGTGCTGGAGGTGGTGGGTGCTAGCTGGGCACTTCCTCACCTAGTTCCTCCTTTGCAGGGCCGGCTCCCAGGCCTCAGGGTCAAGTATGTCTTGCTGGTCTGGCTGGGCATCTTCGTGGGCAGCTGGATGGTCTACGTGCACTACTCGTCCTATTCAGAGCTCTGCCGTGGGCATGTCTGCCAGGTGGTGATCGTAAGTCTGCCTGGGCCCTGACCCTTGTGGGGGTCCTTAGAGAggcgggaggtgggggagaagaagGCTGGGAGGTCAAGGGAAGGAAATGGGCGAAACTGGCCGCTGCATGTACTAGGGGTGGATGTAAATGCTGAAGCATGGGTTGTTTTGTAGGGAGACCAAAATGGCCTGGAGAGGGCTGCCTGGCCAGCCCTGAAAGCAGGCTGTGGAGTCTCCAGGGAGCCACTGTTGCTGTTGAGTGTGGATGTCCTGTGAGCGTGGGGTACATGCTTGCACGTCTGCCTGTGTGCGCGTGCCCATGGGACTTGGGAAGCTGGTACCTCTGCTCCTTGTGACTGGTGATGGGAACCAGATAGGGGACATCGCCTCTTTTCCAGAGGTCTTTCTCCAGTCCTTGGTTGTAGTCTCAGGTGCTAGCCAGGCTCTCGgcaggaggggaaactgaggcttagagaaACAGCAGGAGTCCTGAGAATGGCTGAGCATACTTCCCACCTCaggttccgtgtgtgtgtgtgtgtgtgtgtgtgtgtgtgtgtgtgcgcgcgcgcgcgcatgcatacatacatgggcATAGATTCTGGGGTTAGGCcattagacttggtggcaaggttttttttttaatacttttttttcctgggCCATCTACCTTGGTTTCTGTGGAACCTTCCTTTTGAACTCTGCTGTTCTGCTGTGTGGCAAGGGCACCAGagccctcccatcccccaacaTCCTGTGATTGCTGTTGTTGGGTCTCAGTACAGAGTCCCGTGCTGAGGGGCTTGCCCACAGGTGGTGGGGTGACAGGCATGgcagtttctgtttctatctgaTGAGCGTCTCATAGGACGCACAGATCTTTGTGGATCACATGGTTGACTCAGTGCTTCAGTCTGGCTCAGCTTCTTGGATGGGGGCAGTATTGGGTACTTTCTTTACCTCTTCCTCCAAGCCAGGCTCCATGGCAACCAGTGATGTCTCCAGGAACTTACCCAAGTGACAGGCACCAGGCTCTTCACCCTGAGACCGGGTAGTGCCAGTTTGATCTGATGAGAAGCTCTCTTTGAGCCATTGGCTAATGAGATAACCTGGGGCAAGCCCAGCAGGAAGTAAGGCCCCAGCAGGTGTGGGGACCCTGGATGCCATTTCTTTAGGGATGGTGACAAATAAGCCTGACAGTGACTAGCTGGAGGACTGGACCACTTGAGGTACTGGGTCTCCTTTACAGCACCTGATATGGATTGGTGGCTGAGTCCAGATGGATCCTGAGGCTCTGCCTGTGGTCCTGGCCACCTGTTTACTCTAGTGGCAGCCTCTGGCAGTAAACTAGTGGTACCCTTCTCTCATCGAGACCTGGGGATAGAAGGCTGCTCCTGGACATGGATGTCCATCCTCACGGCAGTGCTGCTGCTATTCCCCCCTATCATGGACAttcttgctttgctttccttcctGGGGGTTTCTGAAGGAGCGTGGCTAGGTTGGGTGTGGAGCTGCAGAAGTGGGTAGGGCTGTGACCATCAGGCCCCGTGCTCTGGGCCATACCCTGGTGCCTGTCTCCTCAGTGTGACCAGTACCGGAAGGGCATCATCTCCGGCTCAGTCTGCCAGGACCTGTGTGAGCTGCAAAAGGTGGAATGGAGGACCTGTCTGTCCTCAGCCCCGGGCCAGCAGGTgtgcagctgggcatggttggTGGGCTGGTATGGGTTGCTGGTGTGGGTTGGGTATATAAAGGGAATATACCTGTGACCCCCCTTCTAGGTGTACAGTGGGCTCTGGCAAGACAAAGAGGTGACCATCAAATGCGGCATTGAGGAGGCGCTGAACTCCAAGGCTTGGCCAGATGCAGCCCCGAGGAGGGAGCTGGTGCTGTTTGACAAGCCCACCAGGGGAACTTCTATCAAGGAGTTCCGGGAGATGACCCTCAGCTTCCTCAAGGTTAGTGCCCAGACCTTTACTGTAGGCCTCAGCTGAGGAGGTCTACAAAGACCTGGGCAGGAGACAGGCAAGGCAGTATCCTACCAGGGCTTGCGGGAACAAACTGGCAGTAAGGCGAGGGCTCAGGAGTTTGAGGACTCTGCATCCAGTGTGGCTAAAGTAAGGGACTGGAAGGAGATGGGAACAGGGTTCAAGGCTAGTGCTATGGCCTGGGGCCTGTGTGCACAGCTGGGAGAAGAGTTGGGAGTGTATGGTGAAGACAGCACAACTTAGGGACATTTTGTGGTCTAGAGACCAGGCTAGATGGAGCGCTATTCCGCTGAGAGGTAGGTATGCAGCTCTGCTTTCCTTTTGGTCTCAAATGCCAGGCTAACTTAGGAGACCTGCCCTCCCTGCCAACGCTGGTTGACCAGATACTTCTCATGGCGGACTTCAACAAGGATAGCAGGGTGTCCCTGGCAGAAGCCAAGTCCGTATGGGCCCTGCTGCAGCGCAATGAGTTCCTCCTGCTGCTGTCCCTTCAGAAGGAACACGCATCCCGGCTGCTGGGCTACTGTGGGGACCTCTATCTTACTGAGGGCATCCCTCATGGTTCTTGGCATGGGGCAGTGTTGCTGCCTGCCTTGCGCCCACTTCTGCCATCTGTGCTGCACAGGGCTCTCCAGCAGTGGTTTGGACCTGCATGGCCCTGGCGTGCAAAGATCGCCATTGGTCTGCTGGAGTTTGTGGAGGAGCTCTTCCATGGTTCCTATGGTACCTTCTACATGTGTGAGACTACACTTGCCAATGTGGGGTACACAGCTACCTATGACTTCAAGATGGCTGACCTGCAGCAGGTGGCACCAGAGGCTACTGTGCGTCGCTTCCTTCAGGGTCGCCACTGTGAGCAGAGCTCTGACTGCATCTATGGGAGAGATTGCAGGGCACCATGTGACAGGCTCATGAGGCAGTGCAAGGGTGACCTCATCCAGCCCAACCTGGCCAAGGTGTGTGAGCTGCTGAGGGACTATCTGCTGCCTGGAGCTCCTGCGGACCTCTATGAGGAGCTGGGCAAACAGCTGCGGACCTGCACCACACTGAGCGGACTGGCCAGCCAGGTTGAGGCTCACCACTCCCTGGTGCTCAGCCACCTTAAGACCTTACTCTGGAGGGAGATCTCCAACACCAACTACTCCTAGGGCCACAGGCCCCAGCCACTGCAGCTCTGCCTCGGGTGGGACACCCATAGGTTGCCCCTCCTCACTCCAACAACTCCGCAGAGAAGCCAGGAGCCCCTAGCTGGGCCCCGCCTCcgaatatgtaaataaatggcTTTTATGTGACACCTGGGTATGTGGATCCTTTGGTATGAAACAGCTTCCAGGAAGGGTGTGAGTTTAGAGCTCTTGGGTGGGAACCAGTGGAGCACACAAAAACAGTAAGTCATGGGCTTAAATGCCAACCTTTGTTTCTTAGAAATTCTGCACtgtcaggggctggggaggtggctcagcaggtaagagcactgactgctcttccaaaggtcctgagttcaaatcccagcaaccacacacacacagcggtggcttacaaccatctgtatcgagatctgatgacagctacagtgtacttacatataatatataaatctctaAATAAGAAATTCTGTACTGCCCCAGGGATTAAACCTGTGGATGGACTCTTATGCATCTCTCAGCATCATGCTCGACCACTGAGCAACATCTTCAATGGCACACAATGGCAGCCCCCGTCTGGGCTTCAGAAACTAGCAGACCTAACATTTCTATAGTGTTGTCTTTGTGCCTCAACCCGGTGCCCCCACAGACCAGTCTCCTAAGTTTAGCTTAGGGAAAATGTTTGCCCACACCACAGTATACAGAAAGCTTAGTTCCCATTAAGCCAGTTCCGGCCCAAACTAAACCTTAGCCTGGCATGTTTTATTTTCCAGGGGAGATGAGAAGAAACTCAGTAGGCTGTTTAGCCTAAGGTGGGAGAGTGCTGACAGCAAAGAAAGATTCCAGCCTCAAGAAGCGACAAGTTTATTTGTGTCACAACATCCAgccttttttcccctctccttttttagtttttcaagacaatgtttctttgtttaacagtcctggctgtcctggaacttgctttgtagaccaggctggccttgaactcaagagaccaGCCAACTCACAATCACCTCTTTTAAGGCCATATACGGTTAGGGAGATGTTGAGTCTTAGAGGGCCCCCCGCCCCAGCGTTACTAACTCATCTCACCAGTCCTGGAAACAGTCAAACCCAAGCTAATCCAAATCCAGTTCATAACTTAGGACATGGGCTAGCTACCAGGGTATACCTCAGGCCCATGGCCTAAAATCCTGTCTGCACGCATCCTGATCAGCCATGTTGGCCAAGTAGGCCCCCTTCTTCCTGGCTTCTGGATCTGGAAGATGAAAAGAATGGAtagtttctttttgtattttttccagcCCCTCAGAATGTCTCCTAGAAAACTTAAGTTTCTATACCCCTCCACTTCCAAAGTTCTATTTCCCTAAAATGCTGACCATGCAACCCTTTGGTGGGCCCTAGAGGTTTGACATTGGGGTCTGGCCAACAGCATCAAAGTGAAACCCCAATGCCATCCCACCACGGCTCTGCAAAATGTCAGGCTACAAACCATTCTTAGTGCTCACGGGCTTCTGAACACTGAGTGTAGTAATAGCCACTTGCTCTTCGCCCCAATGTCAGAGGCTCAGCTGAGCAGCTGGGCCATGCCTGTGGTGCTGATCTAGGACAGCATCTTTGGGGCAGCCACTCACATCCCATCTGAGCATGCTCCAGTGGGGGTGGTCTAGCCTACCTCTTACCTCAAGTGGACATTGCTGGGCATTCGGCATAAGCAGAGTTTAGTCACCAACTTTCCTGTaccaaagaaaacaatcaatGTAGACCCTTCTAGTCCACAAGTATTGCACCCCTAGGCCTCGGGAGGCCTGAAGCAGTAGTCTCTTTTACCCTTGTGTTTTAAGACATCCCCTGTCACTGTTAGCTGCATACACCACCATACTTCCCTATTCTGAAACCATGGTGCTACTACCAGGCACTACTCCCTTTCCCTTTATCAGTTTCACTTGCCCGTGGGGCTAGGGCTCAGGCCTGTATGCAGCCAAGTGGGCACCACTGAGCTAACACACTCCAGCCCTTACCAGCCAGCAGCCAGTGGGTACCTAGTTTGAAAAGCCATCTCCCATCAAGAGAGCTGGGTCACTAGGTAGCAATTCCACTCATCTCCTCAAAGGAAAGCTTTgaggttgtactggctggttttgtgccattaggaaatgcccccatgagacccaactgtaaggcattttctcaattagtgaccagtGGGGAATGGTGAacggtgccatctctgggctggtggtggagcacgcctttaatcccaggccaTCTAGAAACCCAACCTCTTGGTTGGGGCTGGAGtgatagctcaggggttaagagcactgactgctgagttcaattccctgctcACCACCATCTATAACAGGCTCTGATGGgctcttctggcatacaggtaCCTACAGGCAGAGCGCTCGTACGTAAGCAGCACCCTCTCATGgtctctgccttgacttcctttggcAACAAGCAGCAGTGTAAGTGTGCGgggaataagccctttcctccccaacttgctctttggtaatggtgtttcatagcaataaaacccctgactaagacagatgagTCATTGCTGCCACCCATGgttgttttggagacagtctcttgACCCAAGCTGGTGGAGCAGAGAAACATGTGCCACAATGCTGTGTCCCAGGACCTGGTTTCAGGATTTCCAAGACATAATTTATCTGAAACCTCCTCTTTACAGACCAGCCCCTCAATTTGGTTTATGCAGAGCCATCAAATGACCTAAGCCAGTCAACAACTAGGAAGGACAATCCCACCTCCAGCTTTAAGGAGCGTTGTCAGGCTACAAATCATTCAGACgttcacaggtcagaacactgagcgtAGACAtagcctctttcctctctgccacctactgacgcacatgtgacacagcagccacacctgcaacGCCTCTAGGAGCAGGGTGTCGATGAACCAAGTGCCAGCTACCACACCATGACTGTTAAACCGAATCTTAGTAACTTCCAGTCAACTTACCTAATAGCCCAACATGTGCTCATGGGCGCTTACTTTCAGGCAAACTTcctagggaaggaaagaaaacaatctttTTGCACACACCCTGGCAAGATCACTTTGGGGGATTGTACCAGGCCTGTATTTTATTCCTATTCCAATGGTTCCACATGGCTTGTCCTTGTTAAggctttttacaaataaaatccctttcccttctctccaacTCAGCGGCATTACACTAGACAGAGTACTGTCTCACATCTGGGTTATCTCAGGTTGGTATTCAGAATGGTTTGTCATAGCAGACCTTTTAAAATTGACCTCCTGATCCTTGGTCTTGCGaggattatatgccccagtacaggggaatgccagggccaggaagcgggagtgggtgggttggggagcagggtataggggactttcgggatagcatttgaaatgtaaatttaaaaaaagcccttacccaaacaaaaagaaatgtaatatctaataataaaaaagattgacCTGCATCAGCATGCAGCAAATATAGACAGACCCTTTCCCTGGGGCTCCTTAGCCCTACGAAGGGGAGACCGGTCCGGAGCCCCACCCAGTGATGACCACAGGGGCTTCCTGCGTTGTACTAGTCCAGACAGGAGCCTCGGCTTTCCTTCTCGGGACTTCTGGGGGCAGTCACCCGGCCCTCGGGCACATCGTGAACGCCCTTCCCCTTACCACATGGTTAGCCTGCTGCACATATTAGGGCGACTAAACTCTCTGAAGGAAAGCACGGTACATCTTCGTTACAATCGTCAGTACGAGACGCAGTCTTCCCGGTAGCCGGCCGAGGGCTATATAGGGTCATCCGCGGCGGGCGTCCCAACAGAAACAATGGCGATAGAGACACGCACGCCGCCATGGTCGCCGAGAGGCCGAGCAGCTCCACGCCACGTCCTTTATAGTAGTGACTACGGCAGCCCGCGAGGGACCTTCACTGTCCTCCTAGTGCAGCGCCCTCTAATGGCTCCTTCGCTCCTCGCCGGCGCTTCTCGTAGTCCAGTCTCTCAGAGGCTCCTGGGTCTCTGTACTGCTTGATCCTAGATCCTGCCTTTCCAAGCAGAACTCAGAGACTATTTCGAGTGATGCCAAACTCACAGGACTTTTCAAACGACCCTTGAAGTCCTGCGCCTTCAGAATTTAGGAGGCAAGGAGGTGAccagttgtttcttcttttacaagGACGCTTGGGGGATGAGTCAGGAAGGGGCTCCAGGGAGTTCATGGATTCCAGACGTTTCTAACTAGCCTCACCTGTGGGGTTGTCTGTGGCTCTGAGACGCACAGCAGCTTCTAGAAGGTTGGCTGTCCTCTGTTCCAAGACACATAATACTCTCTGACTACTTGCTGTGGTGTGTCCCGCACAAGTACAGATCACTTGTCTAATAAGTCCTGAAACTGATGAGGGCTCCCAGGTGATGGGGTGAATTGTGGGCCTGGGGACACACCAGTGAGCACTCTTCTTTTACTGATGGGCCAGCCCAGCTACACTTGCTGATAGTCCCGAGTTCTTGAACCCttattttgcctgcctgcctgccttcccacttccctccctcccttcctccttcctgttttttGATAGTGTCTCATATAGCCTAggcttcaaacttgctgtgtagttgaAGATAagttgaacttctgatcctcctgcccctaaCTTCCAACAACTGGATTTGAGGGGTGAACTGTTATGCATGGCCCAAAGCCTTGACTCTTTACAGCAAATGTGAAGGTGGGGCCCATCTTCACTGTCCAGAGGGGAATTGAGACCTCAGGAATAAGAAATGTTCCTTAGTCACACAGTTACAATGGTGGGAGGGAAGCCCTGGAAATATTTCTGggcagcagaggtcagaggaaactcACTTGACCTGTTAAGCATTGACCAGGTCCATCAGGGTGAACTGTTTTGTCAACAGATCTGGTAGGAACAAGAAGAGGTAAGGCTTTTTCTTAATCTGCTCCTGTCCTGAGGCCAAGAAGATTCAGGTGCCTACAGTATCATTGGCTCTAGCATTTGTGGCTGAGCTAGATcctgaaagacccccgaagggagccccccactcaagtctcgggaaggacgcgcacccagcAGGACGCAAAGACCGACTTGCTGTAATCACACGAGGAAGCTTTATTGT
The DNA window shown above is from Mus pahari chromosome 3, PAHARI_EIJ_v1.1, whole genome shotgun sequence and carries:
- the Dipk1b gene encoding divergent protein kinase domain 1B; amino-acid sequence: MRRLRRLAHLVLLCPFSKGLQGRLPGLRVKYVLLVWLGIFVGSWMVYVHYSSYSELCRGHVCQVVICDQYRKGIISGSVCQDLCELQKVEWRTCLSSAPGQQVYSGLWQDKEVTIKCGIEEALNSKAWPDAAPRRELVLFDKPTRGTSIKEFREMTLSFLKANLGDLPSLPTLVDQILLMADFNKDSRVSLAEAKSVWALLQRNEFLLLLSLQKEHASRLLGYCGDLYLTEGIPHGSWHGAVLLPALRPLLPSVLHRALQQWFGPAWPWRAKIAIGLLEFVEELFHGSYGTFYMCETTLANVGYTATYDFKMADLQQVAPEATVRRFLQGRHCEQSSDCIYGRDCRAPCDRLMRQCKGDLIQPNLAKVCELLRDYLLPGAPADLYEELGKQLRTCTTLSGLASQVEAHHSLVLSHLKTLLWREISNTNYS